The following are from one region of the Quercus robur chromosome 1, dhQueRobu3.1, whole genome shotgun sequence genome:
- the LOC126727292 gene encoding receptor-like protein 46, with translation MAKLSLLLLLLVLVIFFTTSFSCPQNQKQALLHFKASFNNATSFPSDKEYLLGLLISWNSSSDCCYWDLVSCDSQFGSRNVIALNLGSFFGRLEPLVLASTILTPLFHIRSLTDLDLSWNRIQGELPGDGIANLTKLINLDLSGNHFNGSIPSQIFNLRYLQYLYAGYNSFNGNIPNEIGNKTKVQRLFLERNNFFGEIPSSILNLKELQLLDLGHNSLSMEIPIDIGNLSNIIYLNFGDNELTGTIPSSISKLRKLETLQLENNLFTGEIPTCLFNITGLKTLLLGGNNLTWNNKAKIVPKFTLLALSMKSCSLAGRIPFWIPMLKTLDFLDLSDNQLEGMFPQWLVKMKVTRIILSNNNFTGSLPPGLFNIPQLEVLSLSRNNFYGELPNNIGDATFIRYLTLDGNNFSGKVPESINNISDLILLDLSNNKFSGNFFPAFRLISPAIIDLSSNEFSGEFQADFLIATNVLVLGKNKFSGISPGNFTRMSNLAYLDMHDNKITSKLPHFICQISTLQILNLRNNSIQGLVPDCISNHPGLQILDLSSNHLVGEIPLNFGKLTGMIEPTNVFSFVTSIGMGGFSLETKIQDLIFNWKKSKQGLSFKNLMLYSLLDLSSNQLSSEILASLGSLKALKLLNVSFNNLYGRIPKSLGDLKNLESLDLSHNNLLGSIPQSLAKLQQLTILDVSNNKLIGKIPVGNQMDTMNDPNFYANNSGLCGMQIRVPCPEDMSPTKPPRVESKETWFSWEGVGIGYALGFFIAVGIFYHAEYFVLAKYINYRCQQRR, from the coding sequence atggCAAAACTCAGCCTACTGCTACTACTACTTGTACTTGTCATCTTCTTCACCACTTCTTTTTCTTGTcctcaaaatcaaaaacaagcCCTTCTCCACTTTAAAGCCTCTTTCAACAATGCTACTTCTTTTCCATCAGACAAAGAATACCTGCTTGGTCTGCTTATATCATGGAATTCCAGTTCAGATTGTTGTTACTGGGACTTGGTCAGTTGTGATTCTCAATTTGGTTCAAGGAATGTGATTGCCCTAAATCTGGGGAGCTTCTTCGGGAGACTTGAGCCCTTAGTGTTGGCTTCCACCATCTTGACACCACTCTTTCACATTAGAAGCTTGACGGACCTTGATTTGTCCTGGAATCGAATACAGGGGGAATTGCCTGGCGATGGCATTGCCAATCTGACGAAATTAATTAATCTTGATTTGAGTGGCAATCACTTCAACGGCTCCATTCCCTCTCAAATTTTTAACTTGAGGTATCTCCAATATCTTTATGCAGGTTATAATTCATTCAATGGAAATATCCCTAACGAGATAGGGAACAAAACAAAGGTGCAGAGATTGTTTCTTGAACGCAACAATTTCTTTGGTGAAATTCCGTCTTCAATTTTGAACTTGAAGGAATTGCAATTGTTGGACTTGGGTCACAATTCATTGTCCATGGAAATTCCTATTGATATTGGCAATCTGTCTAACATAATCTACTTGAACTTTGGAGACAATGAGCTCACAGGCACAATCCCATCATCCATATCGAAGTTGAGGAAGTTGGAAACACTTCAGTTGGAAAACAACTTGTTCACTGGAGAAATTCCAACATGTTTGTTCAATATAACTGGGTTGAAGACTCTTTTGCTCGGAGGAAATAATCTCACTTGGAATAACAAAGCAAAGATTGTTCCAAAGTTTACATTATTAGCGTTGTCTATGAAGTCTTGTAGTCTTGCAGGAAGAATTCCATTCTGGATTCCTATGCTTAAGACTCTCGATTTTTTGGACTTGAGTGACAACCAGTTAGAAGGAATGTTCCCACAATGGCTTGTTAAAATGAAAGTGACACGTATCATTCTATCAAATAACAATTTCACAGGTTCTCTCCCACCTGGTCTATTTAACATTCCACAATTAGAGGTTCTTTCTCTGTCTCGAAACAATTTTTATGGAGAACTGCCAAACAACATTGGTGATGCGACTTTTATCAGGTATCTTACGTTGGATGGAAACAATTTTTCAGGAAAGGTTCCTGAATCCATCAACAACATATCTGACCTCATCTTATTGGACTTGTCAAACAACAAATTTTCTGGCAACTTTTTTCCAGCTTTTAGGCTTATAAGCCCTGCAATCATTGATTTGTCTTCTAACGAATTCTCAGGTGAATTTCAAGCTGACTTTCTTATTGCAACTAATGTTCTTGTATTaggcaaaaataagttttctgGCATCTCGCCTGGAAACTTTACTAGAATGAGCAATCTTGCATACCTAGACATGCATGACAACAAAATCACAAGTAAATTACCACATTTTATTTGCCAAATTTCCACccttcaaatcctaaatttacGAAACAACTCCATCCAAGGTTTAGTCCCAGATTGTATTTCCAATCATCCTGGCCTCCAAATTCTTGATCTCTCAAGCAACCATCTTGTTGGAGAAATCCCTCTAAATTTTGGAAAGCTTACTGGTATGATCGAACCAACCAATGTATTTTCGTTTGTTACTTCTATTGGAATGGGTGGTTTCAGCTTGGAGACCAAGATTCAGGATTTGATTTTCAATTGGAAGAAGTCAAAACAAGGTCTATCATTCAAAAACCTCATGCTCTATTCTTTGTTAGACTTGTCAAGTAATCAACTTTCTAGTGAAATTCTAGCTTCATTGGGAAGTTTGAAGGCTCTAAAGCTTCTCAACGTCTCATTTAACAACCTTTATGGGAGAATACCCAAAAGTCTTGGAGATTTAAAGAATCTAGAGAGTTTGGACTTGTCACACAACAATTTATTGGGCTCAATTCCACAATCACTAGCAAAGTTACAACAACTGACTATTTTGGATGTTAGTAACAACAAGCTCATAGGTAAGATTCCAGTGGGTAACCAAATGGATACAATGAATGATCCAAACTTTTATGCCAACAATAGTGGATTGTGTGGAATGCAAATTCGGGTGCCATGTCCAGAAGACATGTCACCAACAAAACCACCAAGAGTTGAGAGTAAGGAAACATGGTTTTCGTGGGAAGGAGTGGGAATTGGATATGCCCTTGGCTTCTTTATAGCAGTGGGAATCTTTTATCATGCTGAGTATTTTGTCCTTGCAAAATATATCAATTACCGTTGTCAACAAAGAAGGTAA